From Pseudothermotoga thermarum DSM 5069, a single genomic window includes:
- a CDS encoding PHP domain-containing protein, with product MLTDYHIHSNFSLDCKSSISEIVLACREKGITSFIITDHYEVSTKDVWKDWVFNVDEYKKQMEKYSLPVGIELGWDGIAPINIDLEIFDYVLLSHHDLDEPVTKESYVKYLERLNKLIRKIDHFHCLAHLDFPRRYNKDYEPFSKDTYDLIKEILKYLIEEGKFLEVNTRSISMFGEPNPSVEILKLYRELGGEMITLGSDAHYIENIGLGIQQGLEMIKSVGFRYMMVFNNGWEAVELK from the coding sequence ATGCTTACAGATTACCATATACACAGCAATTTTTCTTTAGATTGTAAATCCTCAATTTCTGAAATTGTTCTTGCATGTCGAGAAAAGGGAATAACAAGTTTCATAATAACGGATCATTACGAGGTATCAACCAAGGATGTGTGGAAAGATTGGGTGTTCAATGTTGATGAGTACAAAAAGCAGATGGAAAAATATTCTCTGCCAGTTGGGATAGAACTTGGTTGGGACGGTATTGCGCCGATTAACATAGATCTTGAAATATTCGACTACGTGCTTCTTTCACACCACGATTTGGATGAGCCGGTTACTAAAGAAAGCTATGTTAAATATCTTGAAAGACTTAACAAATTAATTCGTAAAATCGATCATTTTCATTGCTTGGCTCATTTGGATTTTCCAAGAAGGTACAACAAAGACTACGAACCGTTTTCAAAAGATACCTACGATTTGATCAAGGAAATATTGAAATATTTGATCGAAGAAGGAAAATTTCTTGAGGTAAATACACGTTCGATAAGTATGTTTGGCGAGCCAAATCCAAGTGTGGAGATTTTGAAACTTTATAGAGAGCTTGGTGGTGAAATGATTACACTTGGTTCAGATGCGCATTACATAGAAAACATTGGGTTGGGGATACAGCAGGGACTTGAGATGATCAAAAGCGTGGGTTTTAGATACATGATGGTTTTCAACAACGGTTGGGAGGCTGTTGAGTTGAAATAA
- a CDS encoding cobalamin-binding protein gives MSNKIKYGFVKPYNDAHTLGLTTVAELLKDCGYDVLIADEKVSKAITDYKDERQRKVVTEWIRQNGVTRVGFSYRLDPIDAFNMVSYIILQMKKERMFKFQGGQVELVFFGGLPKACELIEKEFEGLVITFKGAESASETLLKMGVPPSKISKDIVEAAKYDEMLLQFGKEVIDSQEYLKYPPPNRATYEEFGTKKDTVVKRLDANMKDNFEPLIRAHVGPYRAELKREEAVQEFISWCKILAKSNYLDILSIGTSQLTQSNFGEDWTGLPNGGGVPINSPEEFRMVWEASRPMLVRTYAGTKNILWLAKMYEETINICWHALSLWWFNKLDGRGPYDLYTNLKEHIETIKYIATTNKPFEANVPHHFAFRGADDVTYIVSAYLSAKLAKKLGIKTFILQNMLNTPRSTWGVQDLAKSRAMLKLVRTLEDENFRVILQPRAGLDYFKPDLYEAKIQLAAVTALMDDIEPYNESSPPIIHVVSYSEAVHLATPDVIIESIQITHHALQKYRELKRKGKVDDMGKNEDVKQRMEELYNDAVKLINAVEEIIPDLYTPEGFYKVFAAGFLPVPYLWLEVEEFKHAKNWKTKFVKGGVKVVDDEGKPMPIEKRIEIAKSHLPDAEYNLKNLSL, from the coding sequence ATGTCAAACAAGATAAAGTACGGTTTTGTAAAACCTTACAACGATGCCCACACACTTGGTTTGACAACGGTTGCAGAACTTTTGAAAGATTGCGGCTACGATGTGTTGATAGCCGATGAGAAGGTTTCAAAGGCGATTACAGATTACAAAGATGAAAGGCAAAGAAAAGTTGTAACCGAATGGATCAGGCAAAATGGTGTCACAAGGGTTGGTTTTAGTTACAGACTAGATCCAATTGATGCTTTCAACATGGTCAGCTACATTATCTTGCAGATGAAAAAAGAAAGGATGTTCAAGTTTCAAGGTGGCCAAGTTGAACTTGTCTTTTTCGGTGGGCTTCCTAAGGCCTGCGAACTGATAGAAAAGGAATTTGAAGGATTGGTTATCACTTTCAAAGGAGCCGAGTCTGCAAGTGAAACTTTGTTGAAAATGGGTGTTCCTCCTTCAAAAATATCGAAGGATATCGTTGAGGCTGCGAAATACGATGAGATGCTTTTGCAGTTTGGAAAAGAAGTTATCGATTCACAGGAGTATTTGAAGTATCCACCGCCGAACAGGGCTACCTACGAAGAATTTGGCACAAAGAAAGACACGGTTGTGAAAAGACTCGATGCAAACATGAAAGACAACTTTGAACCGTTGATAAGAGCCCACGTTGGACCATATCGAGCCGAGCTGAAGCGAGAAGAAGCGGTGCAAGAATTCATTTCTTGGTGTAAGATTCTTGCAAAATCGAATTATTTGGACATACTCTCCATAGGTACTTCACAACTTACACAGTCGAATTTCGGTGAAGATTGGACGGGTTTACCAAACGGTGGAGGAGTTCCCATAAACTCACCTGAGGAGTTCAGGATGGTTTGGGAAGCTTCAAGACCGATGCTTGTGAGAACTTATGCGGGAACAAAGAATATCCTGTGGCTTGCGAAAATGTACGAAGAAACTATAAACATATGCTGGCATGCTCTTTCGCTTTGGTGGTTCAACAAATTGGACGGAAGAGGACCATATGATCTTTACACGAATTTGAAAGAACACATTGAAACTATCAAATACATCGCAACGACGAACAAACCTTTTGAAGCGAACGTTCCGCACCATTTTGCATTCAGGGGAGCTGACGACGTAACGTATATCGTTTCGGCATACCTTTCCGCAAAACTTGCAAAAAAGCTTGGAATAAAAACCTTCATCCTCCAGAACATGCTCAACACTCCAAGATCAACTTGGGGAGTACAGGACTTGGCAAAATCTAGGGCGATGCTCAAACTTGTTAGAACCTTGGAGGATGAAAATTTCAGGGTAATACTTCAACCACGAGCAGGACTTGATTATTTCAAACCAGACCTTTACGAAGCGAAGATACAACTTGCTGCTGTAACAGCGTTGATGGATGACATAGAACCTTACAACGAGTCAAGTCCACCGATAATACACGTCGTAAGCTATTCTGAAGCAGTTCACCTTGCAACACCGGATGTCATAATTGAAAGCATTCAGATAACACATCATGCACTTCAAAAGTACAGAGAACTTAAACGAAAGGGAAAAGTCGACGACATGGGAAAGAACGAGGATGTAAAACAAAGAATGGAAGAACTTTACAACGACGCTGTAAAGTTGATAAACGCAGTTGAAGAAATCATTCCGGATCTTTACACACCTGAGGGCTTTTACAAAGTCTTTGCAGCGGGATTTTTGCCCGTACCGTATCTTTGGCTGGAGGTTGAAGAGTTCAAGCACGCCAAAAATTGGAAAACAAAGTTTGTAAAAGGCGGCGTGAAAGTGGTTGACGACGAAGGCAAACCAATGCCGATCGAAAAGAGAATAGAAATCGCAAAAAGTCATCTGCCGGATGCCGAGTACAACTTGAAAAATCTAAGCCTTTAG
- a CDS encoding bis-aminopropyl spermidine synthase family protein, translating into MREIVERVRQRTSIPIYERKVENILSALCTSNDPWKIADLSEEPFPLVMAVINVLSEKGYVKLNEGIELTKKGKELLKEFRITSKKDFTCKHCKGKTVDLDEFKDLLRRFTEIAKDRPEPKHEFDQAYVTPETTVARVVFMHSRGDVENKEIFVLGDDDLTSVALMLSKLPKKISVLDIDSRLTRFIERVAEKLGCTNVEILTFDLRKPLPEEFSKKFDTFITDPPETIDAIRAFIGRGIAMLKGPGCAGYFGLTKMESSVDKWQKIQRILIEEFQVVITDIIRNFNEYVNWDYIQQTRGWKLVPVKSVPEYNWYKSYFFRIQTVESSKGYKEEVTANQELYDDDESSTT; encoded by the coding sequence ATGAGAGAGATTGTAGAAAGAGTTAGGCAAAGAACCAGTATACCTATTTATGAAAGAAAAGTTGAAAATATTTTGAGCGCTCTTTGCACTTCGAATGATCCTTGGAAAATAGCAGATTTAAGTGAAGAACCCTTCCCTCTTGTTATGGCCGTTATCAACGTTCTTTCAGAAAAAGGATATGTAAAGTTGAACGAAGGGATTGAATTGACCAAGAAAGGCAAGGAACTGCTTAAAGAATTTAGAATAACGAGCAAGAAAGATTTTACTTGTAAGCATTGTAAAGGAAAAACCGTTGATCTTGATGAATTTAAAGACCTTCTTAGAAGATTCACGGAAATTGCGAAAGATAGACCTGAACCAAAGCATGAATTTGACCAAGCTTATGTAACGCCTGAAACGACCGTGGCCAGGGTTGTGTTCATGCATTCGCGTGGTGATGTTGAAAACAAAGAAATCTTCGTTTTGGGTGATGACGATCTCACAAGTGTTGCTTTGATGCTGTCAAAACTCCCAAAGAAAATTTCCGTTCTCGACATAGACTCAAGGCTTACAAGATTTATAGAAAGAGTCGCAGAAAAGCTTGGATGTACAAATGTTGAAATATTGACCTTTGATCTTAGAAAACCTCTACCGGAAGAATTTTCAAAAAAGTTCGATACTTTCATAACTGATCCACCAGAGACTATTGACGCAATAAGGGCTTTCATAGGAAGAGGGATTGCAATGTTGAAAGGTCCTGGATGTGCGGGATATTTTGGCTTGACAAAAATGGAAAGTTCCGTGGACAAGTGGCAAAAGATCCAAAGAATTCTCATAGAAGAATTTCAGGTTGTGATAACTGACATAATCAGAAACTTCAACGAATATGTCAACTGGGATTACATTCAGCAAACCAGGGGATGGAAACTTGTACCAGTCAAAAGCGTCCCTGAATATAACTGGTACAAAAGTTATTTCTTTAGAATTCAAACAGTTGAAAGCTCAAAAGGTTACAAAGAAGAAGTTACCGCAAACCAAGAACTTTATGACGATGACGAAAGCTCTACAACATAA